In Saccharomycodes ludwigii strain NBRC 1722 chromosome III, whole genome shotgun sequence, one DNA window encodes the following:
- the SAL1 gene encoding Ca(2+)-binding ATP:ADP antiporter SAL1 (similar to Saccharomyces cerevisiae YNL083W | SAL1 | Suppressor of Aac2 Lethality), protein MADNFNNVDPSTETIKQKDERFKGLYNSIDVNKTGKVDLKTLKKAFQFSNHPFKDNDDAITTIFNNIDINHDHIIDYHDFVRYVLKAEQEIKNGFDKIDKDKDGKVNSEEIMKYLAEKEQSLGNDTIDLSANSGKLQMSDKDTNTNMPENHNNLQSKKNNFKNFISWAFKSTKQQQQDILQHNHHQKSEQQEQQEQQQQQSLKTDNNNNSSNTKITDSLPNTITYNQWRNFLIFMPRKQGSRLHTAYSYYSFYLFNEDVDLSSEGDMTLINDFIKGGGFFIAGGLSGVISRTCTAPFDRIKVFLIARTDLSSTLLNSKSALAAHAKHPTSDLSKIQSPLVKAIKTIYRQGGLKSFYVGNGLNVIKVFPESAIKFGSFELTKKMMATLEGANNLDELSKFSTYLAGGMAGVMAQFSVYPIDTLKYRMQCAPLDNKLKGNKLLITTAKEMYNNGGGLRIFYRGVGVGVMGIFPYAALDLGTFTALKKWFIQREALKRHVPVEDVTLSNFIVLPMGAFSGTVGATLVYPINLLRTRLQAQGTFAHPYTYNGFFDVFRKTVAREGYQGLFKGLVPNIAKVCPAVSISYLCYENLKKILKLEQ, encoded by the coding sequence atggctgataattttaataatgtcGATCCATCTACAGAAACCATTAAGCAAAAAGATGAACGCTTTAAGGGATTATACAATTCAATTGatgtaaataaaacagGCAAAGtagatttaaaaacattaaaaaaagcattCCAATTCTCGAATCATCCATTTAAAGATAATGATGACGCTATAACAACTATCTTTAATAACATAGATATCAATCATGATCATATTATAGATTACCATGATTTTGTTCGATATGTCTTGAAAGCGGAGCAAGAAATCAAAAATggatttgataaaattgataaagataaagatgGAAAAGTAAATTCAGAAGAAATTATGAAATATCTAGCTGAAAAAGAGCAGTCATTGGGAAATGATACCATAGATTTGTCTGCTAATAGTGGAAAACTTCAAATGTCGGACAAAGATACAAATACAAACATGCCAGAAAACCACAATAATCTtcaaagtaaaaaaaataatttcaaaaattttatttcatgGGCTTTTAAAAGTACaaagcaacaacaacaggaTATACTACAGCATAACCATCACCAAAAATCGGAACAACAGgaacaacaagaacaacaacagcaacagagTCTTAAAAccgataataataacaatagcaGTAATACTAAAATAACAGATAGTTTACCCAATACCATAACTTACAATCAATGgagaaattttttaatttttatgcCCAGAAAACAAGGCTCTCGATTACACACAGCTTATAGTTATTAttccttttatttatttaatgaaGATGTGGATCTATCCAGTGAAGGTGATATGACGCTTATTAACGATTTTATCAAGGGTGGTGGGTTCTTCATAGCCGGCGGATTATCAGGTGTTATTTCCAGAACATGTACCGCCCCATTCGATCGtattaaagtttttcttATTGCAAGAACAGATTTATCTTCCACACTATTAAACTCTAAAAGTGCTTTAGCAGCCCACGCAAAGCATCCAACTTCCGATTTATCTAAAATACAGTCGCCTCTAGTTAAAGCTATCAAGACTATTTATAGACAAGGTGGCTTAAAATCATTTTACGTCGGTAATGGACTAAACGTCATAAAAGTTTTCCCTGAAAGTGCTATTAAATTTGGTTCTTTTGAACTAACTAAGAAAATGATGGCTACTTTAGAAGGTGCCAACAATCTTGATGAATTGTCTAAATTTTCAACTTATTTAGCTGGTGGGATGGCTGGTGTTATGGCCCAATTCAGTGTTTACCCAATTGATACTTTGAAGTATAGAATGCAATGTGCACCATTAGATAACAAGTTAAAGGGAAACAAACTGTTAATAACCACCGCTAAGGAAATGTATAATAATGGTGGAGGATTGAGGATTTTTTACAGAGGTGTTGGTGTGGGTGTTATGGGGATTTTCCCATATGCTGCTTTGGATTTAGGCACCTTTACtgcattaaaaaaatggtttaTTCAAAGGGAAGCTTTAAAACGACATGTTCCAGTGGAAGATGTGACTTTAAGTAATTTTATAGTATTACCTATGGGTGCATTCAGTGGAACTGTGGGGGCCACTTTAGTTTACCccattaatttattaagaaCCAGATTGCAAGCCCAAGGTACTTTTGCTCATCCTTACACATATAATGGCTTTTTCGATGTTTTCCGTAAAACTGTAGCACGCGAAGGGTACCAAGGTTTATTTAAGGGATTAGTGCCCAATATAGCTAAAGTTTGTCCTGCTGTTTCCATTAGTTATTTATGTTATGAgaatttgaagaaaatattgaagctagaacaataa